A stretch of [Clostridium] innocuum DNA encodes these proteins:
- a CDS encoding TldD/PmbA family protein codes for MHKQRWLDAAKAAGIEQLEIYEQKSRSTSIRLFEGSVDGYTISECNGFAIRGIYKGNMGICFLEQDDDALLEDTLCRIKENAEVITSRDEVEIYAGDSAYPQLQLRSCTWNTHPDAEKIEMLKTVEQYIKESDARIAQVMNTSYGEVDVEIAIDNTLGVHLHDAQHAAYISTAVMAKDQEDTKIAGDWQYLYDDVCFDAKKFAAGVSRKVLDKLSAESVQSAQYPVLIENEAMADLLAAFSGMFDGENAYKGISLLNDSIEKQIFSDKITIVDDPLLKNGYNSRSFDDEGVACRNKILVDKGVLKTYLHNLKSAKLMNCETTGNGFKAGYASNVGIAPSNLFIENGSTSMDEMIASMEEGIIVTEITGLHAGLNAMTGEFSLQSQGWYVKDGKKVKPVNLITIAGNFLEAMKQVEMLGNDGKLNAGSIGSPSILFTSLSVSGL; via the coding sequence ATGCATAAGCAACGTTGGCTTGACGCGGCAAAGGCTGCGGGTATCGAACAGTTGGAAATCTATGAACAGAAAAGCAGATCCACATCCATACGGCTGTTTGAAGGAAGTGTGGACGGCTACACCATCAGTGAGTGTAACGGATTTGCGATTCGTGGTATATATAAAGGAAATATGGGTATCTGTTTTCTGGAACAGGATGATGATGCCTTACTGGAGGACACGCTCTGCAGGATAAAGGAAAATGCGGAGGTGATTACAAGCAGGGATGAAGTGGAAATTTATGCGGGTGATTCTGCGTATCCCCAGCTGCAGCTGCGCAGCTGTACATGGAATACACATCCGGATGCAGAAAAGATCGAAATGCTGAAGACGGTGGAGCAGTATATAAAGGAATCGGATGCCAGAATCGCTCAGGTTATGAATACCAGCTATGGCGAAGTCGATGTGGAAATTGCCATTGATAATACATTAGGTGTTCATCTGCATGATGCACAGCATGCGGCGTATATCAGTACAGCAGTTATGGCGAAGGATCAAGAGGATACAAAGATTGCAGGTGACTGGCAGTATCTGTATGATGATGTTTGCTTCGACGCGAAAAAATTTGCAGCAGGTGTGAGCCGTAAGGTGCTGGATAAGCTGTCTGCTGAAAGTGTGCAGAGTGCACAGTATCCGGTTCTGATTGAAAATGAGGCAATGGCAGATTTGCTGGCGGCCTTTAGCGGTATGTTTGACGGAGAAAATGCTTACAAAGGTATTTCATTATTGAATGACAGTATTGAGAAACAGATTTTCAGTGATAAAATTACAATTGTGGATGATCCGTTGTTGAAGAACGGCTATAACTCGAGAAGCTTTGATGATGAGGGGGTTGCCTGCAGGAATAAGATACTGGTTGATAAAGGCGTTTTAAAGACCTATCTGCACAATCTGAAATCCGCAAAGCTTATGAATTGTGAAACGACGGGCAATGGATTTAAGGCGGGATATGCATCCAATGTCGGTATAGCTCCAAGCAATCTGTTTATTGAAAATGGAAGTACATCTATGGATGAAATGATTGCATCGATGGAGGAAGGAATCATTGTTACGGAAATAACAGGTCTGCATGCCGGACTGAATGCCATGACAGGTGAATTTTCACTGCAATCTCAGGGCTGGTATGTGAAGGACGGAAAAAAGGTCAAGCCGGTCAATCTGATCACGATCGCTGGTAATTTTCTGGAGGCAATGAAGCAGGTGGAGATGCTGGGGAATGATGGAAAGCTGAATGCTGGATCTATTGGTTCACCGAGTATTTTGTTTACATCGCTTTCTGTCAGTGGTTTATAA
- the rlmN gene encoding 23S rRNA (adenine(2503)-C(2))-methyltransferase RlmN, with translation MKSLYDFTYDQMGDMALEQGWKKFRAHQIFQWLYRKRAVSIDDMSDLSKDTRETLKQQFSLTPLKLRDKQVASDGTTKYLFALEDGSLIESVLMQFDYGKSICVTSQVGCNMACAFCASGLTKKKRNLTSGEMVAQVLYVQRDLDKQEDRLSHIVVMGTGEPFDNYEHVMNFLSTVNHDRGLGIGARHITISTCGVVPKIYEFAKEHTQYNLAISLHAPNNELRDRLMPVNRAYPLEELMEAIQYYARENNRRLTFEYILLRGVNDQKEHVAQLAKLLKGLNAYVNLIPYNAVDENGFQGVDHAHAMVFYDALMKQGVRCTIRKEHGADIDAACGQLRVKHLKKEQEGSRS, from the coding sequence ATGAAAAGTTTATATGATTTTACATACGATCAGATGGGCGATATGGCTCTGGAGCAGGGCTGGAAAAAATTTCGTGCACATCAGATCTTTCAATGGCTGTATCGCAAACGTGCAGTCAGCATAGATGACATGAGTGATCTTTCCAAGGACACCAGAGAGACCCTGAAGCAGCAGTTTTCTCTCACGCCGCTAAAGCTGCGTGATAAGCAGGTGGCAAGCGATGGGACGACGAAATATCTGTTTGCTTTGGAGGACGGCTCCCTGATTGAAAGTGTGCTGATGCAGTTTGATTATGGTAAGAGTATCTGTGTTACCTCACAGGTAGGCTGCAATATGGCCTGTGCCTTTTGTGCCAGTGGTCTGACAAAAAAGAAACGCAACCTGACAAGTGGAGAAATGGTGGCTCAGGTGCTGTATGTGCAGCGTGATCTGGATAAGCAGGAGGATCGGCTGAGTCATATTGTGGTAATGGGAACGGGGGAACCGTTTGACAATTACGAGCATGTGATGAACTTCCTTTCTACTGTCAATCATGATCGCGGATTGGGAATCGGTGCGCGTCATATTACGATATCCACCTGCGGTGTCGTTCCGAAAATTTATGAATTTGCCAAGGAGCACACACAATACAATCTGGCAATCTCTCTGCATGCGCCAAACAATGAACTCCGCGATCGTCTGATGCCGGTCAACCGTGCCTATCCACTGGAGGAGCTGATGGAGGCAATCCAGTATTATGCACGGGAGAACAATCGCCGTCTGACGTTTGAATATATTCTTCTGCGCGGGGTCAATGACCAGAAGGAGCATGTGGCACAGCTGGCAAAGCTGTTAAAGGGTCTGAATGCCTATGTGAATCTGATTCCCTACAACGCTGTGGATGAAAACGGCTTTCAGGGAGTGGATCATGCCCATGCCATGGTATTCTATGATGCACTCATGAAGCAGGGAGTGCGTTGTACGATTCGTAAGGAGCATGGTGCGGATATCGACGCGGCATGCGGACAGCTGCGTGTTAAGCATCTGAAGAAGGAACAGGAAGGGAGCCGTTCATGA